The DNA segment GCGGACGAGCTGGCCGAGGTTGATCTCCGGGACCAGGACCCGGCGGTAGCGTTCGAGGATGCCTTCGAGGTCGGCGGGGAACGGGTTCAGGTGGCGGAGATGCACGTGCGCCACGCGGTGGCCGGCCGATTGCAGCTGCCCGACGGCCTGCCGGATCGAGCCGAAGGTGCTCCCCCAGCCGACCAGCAGGAGTTCGCCGTCGGGCGGCCCGAACACCTCGGTCGGCGGGATCTCGCGAACGATGCCCGCGACCTTGCGGGCCCTGACGCGCATCATCTGCTCGTGGTTCGTGGGCGCATAGCTGACGTTGCCGGTCAGATACTCCTTCTCGAGACCGCCGATGCGGTGCTCGAGGCCCGGCGTCCCGGGGACGACCCAGGGACGCGACAGCGTCTCCTCGTCGCGAAGGTAGGGAAAGAAGCCGCTCGGATCCTTGCGGAACGCGACCGGCACCTCGGGAAGGGTGTCCGGATCGGGGATCGGCCACGGCTCCGCGCCGTTGGCGAGGAACCCGTCGGTCAGCAGGATCACGGGCGTCATGTACTTGACCGCGATGCGCACCGCCTCGTAGGCCATCGTGAAGCAGTCTGCGGGGGTGGCAGCGGCCAGAATCGGCACCGGCGACTCGCCGTGGCGCCCGTACATCGCCATCAGGAGGTCGGCTTGCTCGGTCTTCGTCGGCATCCCGGTCGACGGGCCGGCACGCTGGATGTCGGTGATCACGAGCGGGAGCTCGACGGCGAGCGCCAGCCCGATCGTCTCGGCCTTCAGGTTCATGCCGGGCCCGCTCGTGGTCGTGATGGCGATCGCGCCCCCGAAGGCCGCGCCGAGGGCGGCTCCGACGCCGGCGATCTCGTCCTCGGCCTGGAAGGTATAGACGCCGTACTGCTTCAGGCCCGAGAGCTCGTGGAGCACGTCGCTCGCGGGGGTGATGGGATAGCTGCCGAGGAAGAGCGGCCGCCCGGCCTTCTGCGCGGCCGCCACGAAGCCGAGGGCGGTGGCGGCGTTCCCGGTGATGTTGCGGTAGCGCCCGGGGGCGATGACGGCGGGTTTGACGGCGTAGGAGACCGCGAACAGCTCGGCATTCTCCGAGAAGTGAACACCCGCGCGCAGGGCCCGGATGTTGGCGTCGACGAGCTCGGGGGTCTTCCGGAACTTCTCGCGGATCCACTGCTCGGTCGGCTCGATCGGGCGATGGTACAGCCACGAGGTCATGCCGAGACAGAAGAAGTTGCGGCAACGAAAGACGGCGCGTGCGGAGAGTCCCAGGTCCTTCAGGGCCGCCGCGGTCAGCTTCGTCACGTCCACCTGGAAGAGCTGGTAGCGAGCTGCCAGGGAACCGTCCTCGAGGGGACTGCGCTCGTAGTCTGCCTTCTTCAGGTTCTGCTCGTGGAAGCTCTCCTTATCGACGATCAGGATGCCGCCTGGCTTCAGGTCCTCGAGGTTCGTCTTGAGGGCGGCCGGGTTCATGGCGACCAGCACGTCGAGGTCGTCGCCGGGGGTGAAGACCGGAAGCGAGGAGAAGTTCAGCTGGAATGCGCTGACGCCCGCCAACGTGCCGGCGGGGGCGCGGATCTCGGCGGGGAAATCGGGCAGCGTCGCGAGGTCGTTGCCGGCGAGCGCGGACTCGGTCGTGAACTGCGTGCCGGTGACTTGCATGCCGTCGCCCGAGTCACCCGCAAAGCGGATGACGATCGCGTCGCGCTCCTCGATCGACTTGGCACCCGTGGCTACCCCGTCCGGCATCTCGGTAGGCCTCCTCGCCCGCCCTGGGCATTGAATTTACTTAGGGTTTTCGGTGAGTTGCGCTCGAAAACCCGAACGCCAAGCGAAGATAGCGTGCGCCCTGACCGTTTGCAATTAGGGAAGACCCCGCGGCGCGCTCAGCCGACTCGCCGCACGACCTCGGCCTGCGGTTTCCCCTTCTTGGCGTTGTGTCCGACGACGAAGGTGACGCGCGTACCCGGCCCGATCCCGTCGGCGCCCTCCTCGCACTGCGTGACGTGAAAGAAGATCGACTCGCCGTCCCCATAGCGAAGGAAGCCGAAGCCCTTTTCCGGGAAGAACCGATCGACGATGGCGGGCAAACGCTCGCCGCCCGGGGCCTCGACGGCCGCGTGTGCGAGCGCGGCGAGGGCCGGAGGAAGGGGCGGGTCGGGCGGCGACGGCGGGCGCTCGCTGCCGGGTGCGGCGGCCAGCGCCGCGGCGCGTGCCGCGATCTCGGCATCGGCCGGGGCGAGCCGGGCGAGCTGCTCGAGGTAGCGACGCGCGTCCGCTGCCCGCCCGAGCTGCTCGCAGAGCTCCGCCGCGAGCCGGAGCCCCTCGGCGAAGCCGCCCTCGCGCCGGCATGCGAGCGCCCGCTCGACGTGGCGGAGCGCTGCCGCCCGGCGTCCCACCGCGAGCTCGACGCGCGCCAGCTCCACCCGCACGAGCGGCTCGGCGGCCGGTACCTGCCGGAGCGCCTCGACCAGCGCCGCCACGGCCGCGGGCAGGTCGCCGGTCACCCGAGCGTGGAAACGCCCCAGGGCCAGGTAGGCGAACGAGCCGCGCGGCAATGCGGCAGCCTCGCGATACGCGGCCTCCGCAGCCGCCGTGTCGCCGGCGAGCTCGTGGACCCGCCCGAGCCGCTCGCAGAGATAGCTCGAGGCGGGGTCGAGGGCACGGGCGGCCTGGAACGCAGCGGCCGCCGCGGCGAGGTCGCTGCGTCTCAGGTTCAGCTCGCCGCGGTTGGCGAGCACGTGCTCCGGCCGGATGGCGGGCGGGTCGCTGCCGTGATCGAGTGCGCAGCAGGTATCGAGCGCCTCGGCCGCGGCATCGAACTCGCCCAGGTCGCGCAGCGCGCGCGAGAGGTGAAACAGCACCTGCACCTGGACGCCGCGGCCGCGCTGGCGCTGCTCGGTCGGCGCCTTGTCCCAGATCTCACGCGCGCGGCTGAGAGCGTCGACCGTCTCCCGCGGACGGTGCAGCTTCTCGAGGCAGTAGCCGCGGCGGAAGAGGCACAGGTGATAGGTCGGGAAGGACGCGAGGGCGCGGTCGTACCAGCGGAGCGCCTTGGTCCACTTCTTCTTGCGCTGGAAGTACCAGCCGATCGCGCAGTGAAAGACGGCGGCGCGGCGCGGGGCGAGCTCGGCGCACCGGAGCAGGTACCGCTCGACCTTCTCCTCGTTCCCGAGCATGCCGAACGCGCGGCCGATCTCGAAGAGGAGCTCGGTGGAGTTCCACGTCTCTTCCTCGGGCGTATCGTCGAGTGCCCCGTAGCGCGCGACGATGGCGTGATGGGCTCCCCGGTTGGCGAGCGATCGGACGTCGGCGAGGATGGATGCGAGGTCGCCCATGGATCAACCAGGAGGCATGTCGCTCACCACGAGATGAGCGGGCGGGGGAGGGGCGGAGGTACTCCCCGCACCCGCACCCGGCGGTCTTCCACCTCGAGTCGGCCTTCGGCGAAGAACTGGATCGCCGTCGGATAGATCTCGTGCTCCACGGCGAGGATGCGGTCGCGGACCTCGGCCTCGGTGTCGTCCGGTCCGAT comes from the Deltaproteobacteria bacterium genome and includes:
- a CDS encoding 2-oxoacid:acceptor oxidoreductase subunit alpha; the protein is MPDGVATGAKSIEERDAIVIRFAGDSGDGMQVTGTQFTTESALAGNDLATLPDFPAEIRAPAGTLAGVSAFQLNFSSLPVFTPGDDLDVLVAMNPAALKTNLEDLKPGGILIVDKESFHEQNLKKADYERSPLEDGSLAARYQLFQVDVTKLTAAALKDLGLSARAVFRCRNFFCLGMTSWLYHRPIEPTEQWIREKFRKTPELVDANIRALRAGVHFSENAELFAVSYAVKPAVIAPGRYRNITGNAATALGFVAAAQKAGRPLFLGSYPITPASDVLHELSGLKQYGVYTFQAEDEIAGVGAALGAAFGGAIAITTTSGPGMNLKAETIGLALAVELPLVITDIQRAGPSTGMPTKTEQADLLMAMYGRHGESPVPILAAATPADCFTMAYEAVRIAVKYMTPVILLTDGFLANGAEPWPIPDPDTLPEVPVAFRKDPSGFFPYLRDEETLSRPWVVPGTPGLEHRIGGLEKEYLTGNVSYAPTNHEQMMRVRARKVAGIVREIPPTEVFGPPDGELLLVGWGSTFGSIRQAVGQLQSAGHRVAHVHLRHLNPFPADLEGILERYRRVLVPEINLGQLVRLLRTEYLVDAIGFNKVQGRPFKVTEIAGRCLKLLNGEEVRS
- a CDS encoding tetratricopeptide repeat protein, whose protein sequence is MGDLASILADVRSLANRGAHHAIVARYGALDDTPEEETWNSTELLFEIGRAFGMLGNEEKVERYLLRCAELAPRRAAVFHCAIGWYFQRKKKWTKALRWYDRALASFPTYHLCLFRRGYCLEKLHRPRETVDALSRAREIWDKAPTEQRQRGRGVQVQVLFHLSRALRDLGEFDAAAEALDTCCALDHGSDPPAIRPEHVLANRGELNLRRSDLAAAAAAFQAARALDPASSYLCERLGRVHELAGDTAAAEAAYREAAALPRGSFAYLALGRFHARVTGDLPAAVAALVEALRQVPAAEPLVRVELARVELAVGRRAAALRHVERALACRREGGFAEGLRLAAELCEQLGRAADARRYLEQLARLAPADAEIAARAAALAAAPGSERPPSPPDPPLPPALAALAHAAVEAPGGERLPAIVDRFFPEKGFGFLRYGDGESIFFHVTQCEEGADGIGPGTRVTFVVGHNAKKGKPQAEVVRRVG